The proteins below come from a single Bryobacter aggregatus MPL3 genomic window:
- a CDS encoding ABC-F family ATP-binding cassette domain-containing protein, with protein sequence MALLLSVQLLSKQFGATTLFQNVSLTIEDNQRLGLIGPNGAGKSTMLKILSGQESADSGIVAPRKGLKIATVPQDPVFPEDARVADYLTTDNIWFGLAGFTDAEVLTKSLSGGWKKRLAIAHAASQSPDLLFLDEPTNHLDLEGILWLERSLRQAPFSSVIISHDRQFLENTATHVAELNSVYPDGLFRVEGNYSKFLERREQYFEAERQRKAGLEAVVRRELVWLSRKAKARTRKSQARIDSAHALIGELKEMENREKVSTTTMDFTSSYRQTKRLVETTGLSKSLGGKLLFQDLDIVLVPGIKLGIAGANGSGKSTLLKLLLGSLPADTGEIRRAENLKLVYFDQQREQLDPQATLKVALAPHGDSVIFQGRVIHVNAWAKKFLFDPDQLQQPVHRLSGGERARVLLAQLMLKEADVLFLDEPTNDLDIPTLGVLEESLEEFAGALVLVTHDRYLMDRISTHVLGLDGKGGATLFADYEQYEQDLSAKRAPAAKQKVTTNTQSNASRKKLSYTEQREFDQIEEKIADAEMRLTAKREEADSPTVVSDHIRLQEVYAELHLLESEVDSLYVRWAELTEKTS encoded by the coding sequence TTGGCCTTACTCCTTTCGGTGCAATTGCTGTCCAAGCAATTCGGCGCCACCACCCTGTTTCAGAACGTCTCTCTCACCATCGAGGACAACCAGCGCCTTGGGCTCATTGGGCCCAACGGCGCGGGCAAGTCCACGATGCTCAAGATCCTGTCCGGCCAGGAGTCTGCGGACTCCGGCATCGTTGCCCCACGCAAGGGTCTCAAGATCGCCACAGTCCCCCAGGACCCCGTTTTTCCTGAAGACGCCCGCGTGGCGGACTACCTCACCACAGACAACATCTGGTTCGGCCTCGCCGGCTTTACCGATGCCGAAGTCCTCACCAAATCACTCTCCGGCGGCTGGAAAAAGCGGCTGGCTATCGCTCACGCGGCCTCGCAATCACCCGATCTTCTCTTCCTCGACGAACCGACCAATCATCTCGACCTCGAAGGCATTCTGTGGCTAGAGCGTTCCCTCCGCCAAGCCCCGTTTTCGAGTGTCATCATCTCCCACGACCGTCAGTTTCTCGAGAACACCGCGACCCATGTTGCCGAGCTGAACTCGGTCTATCCGGACGGGCTCTTCCGCGTCGAAGGAAACTACTCCAAGTTCCTCGAACGCCGCGAGCAATATTTTGAAGCCGAGCGCCAACGCAAGGCCGGACTCGAAGCCGTCGTGCGCCGCGAATTGGTCTGGCTCAGCCGGAAGGCCAAGGCACGTACCCGCAAATCGCAGGCCCGCATCGACTCTGCGCACGCACTGATCGGCGAGTTGAAAGAGATGGAGAACCGCGAAAAGGTTTCCACCACGACGATGGATTTCACCTCGTCCTATCGCCAGACCAAGCGCCTCGTCGAGACAACCGGACTCTCCAAGTCCCTGGGAGGTAAGCTCCTCTTTCAGGATCTCGACATCGTCCTCGTCCCTGGAATCAAACTGGGCATTGCTGGCGCCAACGGCAGCGGCAAATCGACCCTGCTCAAGCTGCTCCTGGGCAGCCTGCCTGCCGATACGGGCGAGATCCGGCGGGCAGAGAACCTCAAGCTAGTCTACTTCGATCAGCAGCGCGAGCAACTCGATCCCCAGGCAACCCTGAAGGTCGCGCTGGCGCCACACGGCGATTCGGTGATCTTCCAGGGCCGCGTGATTCACGTGAACGCCTGGGCCAAGAAATTCCTCTTCGATCCCGATCAACTCCAGCAGCCGGTCCACCGTCTCTCGGGGGGCGAGCGCGCTCGTGTCCTCCTCGCTCAACTCATGCTCAAAGAGGCGGACGTACTTTTCCTCGACGAACCCACGAATGACCTCGACATTCCCACTCTCGGCGTGCTCGAGGAATCGCTCGAGGAATTCGCCGGCGCCCTCGTGTTGGTCACACATGACCGCTATCTGATGGACCGCATTTCCACCCACGTCCTCGGTCTCGACGGCAAAGGCGGCGCCACCTTATTTGCCGACTATGAACAGTATGAGCAGGATCTGAGCGCCAAGCGTGCTCCTGCCGCCAAGCAAAAGGTCACCACCAACACGCAATCCAATGCCAGCCGTAAGAAGCTGAGCTATACAGAGCAGCGTGAATTTGATCAGATTGAAGAGAAAATCGCCGACGCCGAAATGCGCCTGACAGCCAAGCGTGAGGAGGCGGACTCGCCTACTGTAGTAAGCGATCATATCAGACTACAAGAAGTCTATGCGGAACTTCACTTACTCGAATCTGAGGTGGACTCCTTATATGTTCGGTGGGCAGAATTAACTGAAAAGACAAGCTGA
- a CDS encoding PEP-CTERM sorting domain-containing protein gives MKTQKTYLLPLIVMLASLPGAGATLFDNGTPSMSLPNGGNFLDCSLCRSPAGLHIYDNFTIVGESWNVNELFASWLYIFSTELPTTADWEIRTGIGSGIDGTLVASGTAALVADMVVVDDASTTFRGSVTIPTLLLGPGEYWINISPVTPGQGETYLFGTNGENGIQALTDGLSFVKGINFPQMQNIGDYIASYSEEQSKADYAYGVRGQIASSNPSEVPEPGSWLLAGTALLGVLIRRRFVPLCPLKLT, from the coding sequence ATGAAGACCCAGAAAACCTACCTACTTCCCCTGATCGTCATGCTCGCGTCTCTCCCTGGCGCGGGCGCAACCCTTTTCGACAACGGAACCCCGTCAATGAGCCTTCCAAACGGCGGAAACTTTCTCGATTGCTCGCTCTGCCGCTCCCCCGCGGGTCTTCACATCTACGACAACTTCACTATCGTGGGTGAATCCTGGAATGTGAATGAACTATTCGCTTCCTGGCTGTACATCTTCAGCACCGAGCTACCTACGACTGCGGACTGGGAGATTCGGACAGGCATCGGATCGGGAATCGATGGAACGCTGGTGGCGTCTGGAACGGCTGCACTCGTCGCCGACATGGTGGTTGTCGATGATGCCAGCACAACATTCCGCGGCAGCGTGACGATCCCTACCCTCCTGCTCGGTCCCGGCGAATACTGGATCAACATCTCACCCGTCACCCCGGGCCAGGGAGAAACCTATCTCTTCGGCACGAATGGGGAAAACGGCATTCAGGCACTCACCGACGGCCTGTCCTTTGTGAAGGGAATTAACTTCCCACAGATGCAGAACATCGGCGACTACATCGCAAGCTATAGCGAGGAGCAGTCCAAAGCGGACTACGCCTACGGGGTGAGAGGCCAAATCGCAAGCTCGAATCCTTCCGAAGTGCCGGAGCCGGGCTCTTGGCTGCTGGCCGGAACCGCGTTACTCGGTGTCCTGATCCGGCGCCGCTTCGTGCCTTTGTGCCCCCTAAAACTGACCTGA
- a CDS encoding serine hydrolase domain-containing protein, with amino-acid sequence MIQRTLSSLVLLPTLAFAADYFPKPDDQGGWRSLSDAAKIRQTTGLDVAKLDEAFRYVEQTSQHGGLLVVRHGYLVYEKYFGRGNREALPELASCGKAFTSVAVGMMMQDRPKLFPQGLDQKIYTPAFLPPSAFPIDDPRKADITLGQVLSMSAGYRGTNPVYIKGVKQEWPNPTIDNGPWSTTDDFALKQTLWCAPGDCYSYTTSSSHIAAITVRHVMGIEMEDYMRKRLTGPLGFGTWGYAMYRPKLKGGIDENGRMFHTPGGGSIAVRSTDMLRFGYLMLKEGRWNKQQILPASFVQECGRSTKYNPHYTHSFNFNVNDDGHLAGVPKDAYWKGGSGGYAIYVVPSLDLVIYKMGGTEGQYDPALTRLPVKYSYDGSRADWKATPVGDATGKTLQMVIGAIAAK; translated from the coding sequence GTGATCCAGCGCACCCTCTCTTCCCTCGTCCTCCTGCCCACACTTGCTTTCGCCGCTGACTACTTCCCGAAGCCCGATGACCAGGGTGGATGGCGCAGTCTAAGCGATGCGGCAAAGATCCGTCAGACCACCGGTCTTGATGTTGCAAAGTTAGACGAAGCCTTTCGTTATGTAGAGCAAACCAGCCAGCACGGCGGCCTCCTGGTTGTTCGGCATGGCTACCTCGTCTACGAGAAGTACTTCGGCCGCGGCAATCGCGAAGCACTGCCCGAACTCGCCAGTTGCGGCAAGGCCTTCACCAGCGTCGCAGTGGGAATGATGATGCAGGACCGGCCCAAGCTTTTCCCCCAAGGTCTCGATCAAAAAATTTATACGCCTGCCTTCCTGCCGCCCAGTGCTTTCCCGATTGACGATCCGAGAAAAGCGGACATCACACTGGGGCAAGTTCTTTCGATGTCTGCGGGCTATCGCGGAACGAACCCGGTGTACATCAAAGGGGTCAAGCAGGAATGGCCCAACCCGACCATCGACAACGGTCCCTGGTCTACCACCGACGACTTTGCACTGAAGCAGACCCTCTGGTGCGCCCCGGGCGATTGCTACTCCTACACCACCTCCTCCAGCCACATCGCCGCCATTACCGTCCGCCACGTCATGGGAATCGAGATGGAAGACTACATGCGCAAACGTCTCACCGGCCCGCTTGGCTTCGGCACTTGGGGTTACGCGATGTACCGTCCGAAGCTGAAAGGTGGCATTGATGAGAATGGCCGCATGTTCCATACTCCTGGCGGCGGAAGTATCGCAGTCCGTTCTACCGATATGCTGCGCTTTGGGTATCTGATGCTCAAGGAAGGCCGCTGGAACAAGCAACAGATTCTCCCCGCCAGTTTTGTCCAGGAATGCGGCCGCAGCACAAAGTACAACCCTCACTACACCCATAGCTTCAACTTCAATGTGAACGATGACGGCCATCTCGCTGGTGTTCCCAAGGACGCGTATTGGAAGGGCGGCTCCGGCGGCTATGCCATCTACGTCGTCCCTTCCCTCGATCTGGTCATCTACAAGATGGGCGGCACGGAAGGCCAGTATGATCCGGCGCTCACGCGCTTGCCTGTCAAGTACAGCTACGATGGCTCCCGTGCGGATTGGAAAGCTACTCCGGTTGGTGATGCAACCGGCAAAACCCTGCAGATGGTGATCGGGGCGATCGCGGCGAAATAG
- a CDS encoding helix-turn-helix domain-containing protein yields MNELGLDQKDLASAAQVTESYISQLLARKKAPPAPARTDIYEKIGLFLNVPSEELSMLAELQRRTDLKKKVGDCPTALLQDCRLLILRKCNGGRRAAVQRIIEKDSFGELERLVAQTIVEVVQNVAREELRNEEWLRRLAQQSGRSFEQMRVAILEFLDADIFQVSAEHCALFLDPILETWDIVLKTFAMEVILSPRLSPRGVLRFAYVESSARTDAPFEEALEQFLRDTSLSGDVTKEEVEFLRSLRFRGRRPTPLYYYRELQNLRDPLHFRAVN; encoded by the coding sequence TTGAACGAGTTGGGACTTGATCAAAAAGATCTGGCCTCGGCGGCGCAAGTCACGGAGTCCTACATCTCGCAATTGCTAGCGCGCAAGAAGGCGCCTCCTGCGCCAGCGCGGACGGATATCTACGAAAAAATTGGATTATTTCTGAATGTTCCTAGTGAGGAACTCTCGATGCTGGCCGAGTTGCAGCGCCGTACGGACCTGAAGAAAAAGGTCGGCGATTGCCCCACCGCATTGTTACAGGATTGCCGTCTCCTGATTCTGCGCAAATGCAATGGGGGACGCAGGGCAGCGGTGCAACGGATCATTGAAAAAGATTCTTTTGGGGAACTCGAGCGTCTGGTGGCCCAGACGATTGTCGAAGTGGTGCAGAACGTAGCGCGGGAAGAGTTGCGGAACGAAGAGTGGTTGCGACGGCTTGCGCAGCAGAGTGGCCGGAGCTTTGAGCAAATGCGGGTGGCGATCCTTGAGTTTCTGGATGCCGATATTTTTCAGGTGTCGGCAGAACATTGTGCTCTTTTTCTTGACCCGATCCTGGAGACATGGGATATCGTGTTGAAAACGTTTGCGATGGAAGTCATCTTAAGTCCGCGTCTGTCCCCCCGTGGAGTGTTGCGATTTGCATATGTCGAATCGTCTGCCAGGACAGATGCGCCTTTCGAAGAAGCGCTTGAGCAGTTCTTGCGCGATACTTCCCTGAGCGGGGATGTGACAAAAGAAGAAGTTGAGTTCCTGCGCTCGCTCCGTTTCCGCGGCAGGAGACCCACGCCACTGTATTATTACCGAGAGCTGCAAAATTTGAGAGACCCTTTGCATTTCCGGGCCGTGAACTGA
- a CDS encoding B12-binding domain-containing radical SAM protein, whose amino-acid sequence MRIYLVNPSDIAFGVGVITPRWLYVLAAATPREYGDPVIVDETLEALDTDGIRKGDIVGIGIHTANTLRGFEVGRIARERGATVVFGGIHATLYPKEAQELGGAHAVVKGDGDVVWGQVIADAVAGNLKELYDGGRVSAERFKPARWDLLPAEKYMFASVQTVRGCPKHCSFCSVWRTDGQQPRQRSSDVVIEEIVELRRLGYRFITLADDNFYPVTLEDIRLAEKQGNVERVAELKNLRAERFEFMDRLAALPSDTVLFTQITMEAAEDPAFLKAMSRARIKGALVGIEAVTPEGLKSVFKDFNLSGDNLAARLKLFKHHGVHVLGSFIFGLQTDRAETFAATAELAKKADLSFAQFVMMTPFPGTVDFDRWEKTNQNPEKVDGIPITRYWLIPVHKRPKLYMPHPSMSASEIRERTQGVWDNYYTLPEIWKRADCVKSLKAKLAFVFISKLYRQMYANTGIATDSARRKSANRWARLTAAVCLKLFKGRKMPELQVPQLVVQQPMLTNIAQ is encoded by the coding sequence ATGCGTATTTACCTGGTGAACCCGAGTGACATTGCCTTTGGTGTCGGTGTGATTACACCCCGTTGGCTCTATGTCCTGGCTGCCGCAACCCCGAGGGAATATGGCGATCCTGTGATCGTCGACGAGACGCTGGAAGCGCTGGACACGGACGGCATTCGGAAAGGCGACATCGTTGGCATTGGGATTCATACGGCAAATACGCTGCGTGGATTTGAAGTCGGACGAATTGCCAGGGAACGTGGCGCCACGGTTGTATTTGGAGGAATTCATGCAACCTTATATCCCAAAGAAGCACAAGAGCTTGGTGGCGCGCATGCAGTGGTGAAGGGCGACGGAGACGTTGTCTGGGGACAAGTGATTGCAGATGCCGTTGCGGGAAATCTGAAAGAGCTTTATGACGGCGGACGCGTGAGCGCGGAACGTTTTAAGCCGGCACGCTGGGACTTACTGCCCGCTGAGAAATATATGTTCGCATCCGTGCAGACGGTGCGTGGATGTCCGAAGCATTGTTCCTTTTGTTCGGTCTGGAGAACGGATGGACAGCAGCCGCGCCAACGTTCGAGCGATGTGGTGATCGAAGAGATTGTCGAGTTGCGCCGCCTGGGGTATCGCTTTATTACTCTGGCCGATGACAATTTTTATCCTGTTACCTTAGAAGACATTCGCCTGGCGGAGAAGCAAGGCAATGTAGAGCGGGTTGCTGAGCTGAAGAACTTGCGCGCCGAACGATTTGAGTTCATGGATCGCTTGGCTGCTCTGCCGTCAGATACTGTGTTATTTACACAAATCACGATGGAAGCGGCTGAGGATCCGGCATTTCTCAAAGCGATGAGCCGGGCGAGAATTAAGGGAGCACTTGTCGGAATTGAAGCCGTGACTCCTGAAGGATTGAAGAGTGTATTCAAAGACTTCAATCTGTCTGGCGACAATCTGGCAGCGCGTTTGAAGTTATTCAAGCATCATGGCGTTCATGTCTTAGGAAGCTTTATTTTCGGCTTGCAGACGGATCGCGCCGAGACTTTTGCCGCAACCGCAGAACTGGCGAAGAAAGCCGATCTGAGCTTTGCGCAGTTTGTCATGATGACGCCTTTCCCAGGCACTGTTGACTTCGACCGCTGGGAGAAGACCAATCAGAATCCAGAGAAGGTGGACGGCATTCCGATCACGCGCTATTGGCTGATTCCGGTACATAAGCGCCCCAAGCTTTATATGCCGCATCCGAGCATGAGCGCCAGTGAGATTCGCGAGCGCACACAAGGTGTCTGGGATAACTACTACACACTGCCGGAGATCTGGAAGCGTGCAGATTGTGTGAAGAGCCTGAAGGCAAAGCTCGCTTTTGTCTTTATCTCGAAACTGTATCGTCAGATGTATGCAAATACCGGAATCGCGACAGACAGCGCGCGGCGCAAGAGTGCAAATCGCTGGGCTCGTCTGACGGCTGCGGTTTGTTTGAAACTATTCAAGGGCAGGAAGATGCCGGAGTTACAGGTGCCGCAACTTGTCGTGCAGCAGCCGATGCTGACGAATATCGCGCAGTAG
- a CDS encoding acylase — MKLRFCLLLFAAGLCCAAVEEAERYARRAAAVTILRDDWGIAHVYGKTDADAVFGMIYAQAEDDFNRMETNYLNALGRLAETEGEGKIYQDLRMKLFIRPAELKKQYAASPVWLKTLMDAFADGLNYYLLKHPEVHPRVIRRFEPWMALSFSEGSIGGDIERVIKLEQLQAFYEKGPKLQAAFEPIDPEPRGSNGIAIAPANTVDGKALLLINPHTSFFFRSELQMVSSEGLNAYGAATWGQFFLYQGFNERNGWMHTSSGVDAVDEYLETIEKKNGKYFYQYGKTLRPVVATEITIPYRSGQGMAERKFTVYRTHHGPVIREAGGKWVTIRLMQEPVKALMQSYLRTKTRDYAGFRKTMELQANSSNNTIYADADGTIAYFHGNYIPKRDRRFDWTKPVDGSDPATEWQGLHAVAETPQLLNPASGWLYNANNWPWSAAGTSSPKREMFPAYVESGTESARGLHAIRLLANRKDFTLQGLMDAAYDSYMPWFEKPIPALVQAWESLPAADPAKAKLSEPMGILRGWDFRWDAASIPTSVGVFWADEMTKRFRGAAREAGVPLEEYLVKAAPAPVLLEGFAMAIQRLTTDFGTWKKPWGEINRFQRLTGDIEAHFDDAAASLPVGFPSAVWGSLASFGARPYPGTKKWYGTSGNSFVAVVEFGPRVRAFAVSAGGESGSPGSPHFKDQAKRYSIGALREVYFYREQLAGHTERKYQPGD, encoded by the coding sequence ATGAAACTCCGATTCTGTTTGCTCCTGTTTGCCGCTGGGCTCTGTTGTGCTGCAGTTGAGGAGGCGGAGCGCTACGCAAGGCGGGCGGCGGCGGTCACCATCCTGCGCGATGACTGGGGCATTGCGCATGTCTATGGCAAAACGGATGCCGATGCTGTGTTTGGAATGATCTATGCACAGGCCGAGGATGACTTCAATCGCATGGAGACAAACTACCTGAACGCATTGGGCCGTCTGGCGGAAACGGAAGGCGAAGGGAAGATCTATCAGGATCTGCGGATGAAGCTTTTTATCCGGCCCGCGGAACTGAAGAAGCAATATGCGGCAAGTCCTGTGTGGTTGAAGACGCTGATGGATGCGTTTGCCGACGGGCTGAACTATTACTTACTGAAGCATCCCGAAGTGCATCCGCGCGTGATCCGGCGCTTTGAGCCTTGGATGGCTCTCAGCTTCAGCGAAGGGAGTATCGGCGGCGATATTGAACGGGTGATCAAACTCGAGCAACTGCAGGCCTTCTATGAGAAAGGGCCGAAGCTGCAGGCTGCCTTCGAGCCGATCGATCCGGAGCCCCGCGGCTCCAATGGGATCGCAATTGCACCTGCAAACACGGTGGACGGCAAAGCTCTGTTATTGATCAATCCTCACACCTCATTTTTCTTCCGGTCGGAGTTGCAGATGGTGAGCAGCGAAGGACTCAACGCCTATGGTGCGGCAACCTGGGGGCAGTTCTTTCTCTATCAGGGTTTCAACGAACGCAATGGCTGGATGCACACCTCGAGTGGCGTGGATGCTGTGGATGAGTATCTGGAGACGATCGAGAAAAAGAACGGCAAATACTTTTATCAGTATGGAAAAACTTTGCGGCCGGTGGTCGCAACCGAGATCACCATCCCCTATCGCAGCGGGCAGGGAATGGCGGAGCGGAAGTTCACCGTGTATCGGACGCATCATGGTCCGGTCATCCGGGAGGCCGGCGGCAAGTGGGTGACCATTCGTCTGATGCAGGAGCCAGTGAAGGCTCTGATGCAATCCTATTTGCGAACAAAAACCCGGGACTATGCCGGGTTTCGCAAGACGATGGAGTTGCAAGCAAACTCGTCGAACAACACGATTTATGCCGACGCTGACGGGACCATCGCCTATTTCCATGGCAACTATATTCCGAAGCGGGACAGGCGATTTGATTGGACGAAGCCAGTGGATGGGAGCGATCCGGCAACAGAATGGCAAGGTTTGCATGCCGTTGCGGAGACGCCGCAGCTCTTGAATCCAGCGAGCGGTTGGCTGTACAACGCGAACAACTGGCCCTGGTCTGCGGCGGGCACGAGTAGTCCAAAGCGGGAGATGTTTCCGGCCTATGTCGAGAGCGGAACCGAATCGGCGCGCGGCTTGCACGCCATCCGGCTTCTTGCCAACCGGAAGGATTTTACGCTGCAAGGGCTGATGGACGCGGCTTATGACAGCTATATGCCTTGGTTTGAGAAACCCATCCCGGCGTTGGTGCAGGCCTGGGAATCCTTGCCTGCTGCCGATCCAGCGAAGGCGAAGTTGTCCGAGCCCATGGGCATACTGCGCGGTTGGGATTTCCGCTGGGATGCCGCCTCAATCCCCACTTCCGTGGGTGTGTTCTGGGCGGACGAGATGACGAAGCGATTCCGGGGCGCGGCGCGGGAAGCGGGAGTCCCCTTGGAAGAGTATTTGGTGAAGGCGGCGCCGGCGCCCGTGTTGCTGGAGGGGTTCGCGATGGCCATCCAACGGCTGACGACGGACTTCGGCACCTGGAAAAAGCCTTGGGGGGAGATCAATCGTTTCCAGCGGCTGACGGGAGACATTGAAGCGCATTTCGACGATGCGGCCGCGAGCCTGCCGGTGGGCTTCCCTTCGGCGGTCTGGGGATCTCTGGCCTCCTTTGGGGCGCGCCCCTATCCAGGAACGAAGAAGTGGTACGGAACCAGTGGCAATAGTTTTGTCGCGGTGGTCGAGTTTGGGCCCCGAGTGCGCGCCTTTGCGGTTTCGGCTGGGGGTGAGAGTGGCTCGCCGGGGTCCCCGCATTTTAAGGATCAGGCGAAGCGCTATAGTATCGGGGCTCTCCGCGAGGTTTACTTTTATCGCGAACAATTAGCGGGGCACACCGAGCGGAAGTATCAACCGGGCGACTAG
- the mgtE gene encoding magnesium transporter: MAKLLTEADELLELWPDLDPAERLDGFRSLPRDQADDFFLALGARNQLDIIRLLPPGERRIWLRLLAPDDTADLMQIASKEEQPELLGQLDDVARREVNALLAYQDDVAGGLMSPRFIRLRPGMTTDEAISYLRRQAGQVETIYYAYVLDEYQRLLGVVSFRALFSADSSKTVRDVMRTKYVVATEDLDQEAVAKLVSQNHLLAIPVVDAEGRMKGIVTVDDIVDVVVEEAGEDIQKIGGLEALDGPYLEIRFWSMLKKRAGWLAVLFLGEMLTATAMGHFEEEIARAVVLALFVPLIISSGGNSGSQATTLVIRAMAVQEVRLRDWWRVIRREIGAGLALGTTLALIGLVRILVWQAIWHSYGEHSVAVAFTVAVSLVGVVLFGTIAGSMLPFLLRRAGLDPASASAPFVATLVDVTGLVIYFSVASVILRGRLL; this comes from the coding sequence ATGGCAAAATTGTTAACCGAAGCGGACGAGTTACTGGAACTTTGGCCGGACCTCGATCCGGCGGAGCGGCTCGATGGATTTCGGAGCTTGCCTCGTGATCAAGCCGACGATTTTTTCCTGGCTCTTGGGGCCCGCAATCAATTAGACATCATTCGCCTGCTGCCTCCGGGAGAGCGGCGGATCTGGCTGCGCCTGCTGGCGCCGGACGACACCGCCGATTTGATGCAGATTGCCTCGAAAGAGGAACAGCCAGAGTTGCTTGGGCAACTGGATGATGTGGCGCGGCGTGAAGTGAATGCGCTGTTGGCCTATCAGGACGATGTTGCGGGCGGCTTGATGAGTCCGCGCTTCATTCGATTGCGGCCAGGGATGACCACGGACGAGGCGATCAGCTACTTGCGCCGCCAGGCGGGCCAGGTGGAGACGATCTACTATGCCTACGTGCTCGATGAGTACCAACGATTGCTGGGCGTGGTGAGCTTCCGGGCCTTGTTCTCGGCCGATTCCTCAAAGACGGTACGCGATGTGATGCGGACCAAGTATGTGGTGGCGACCGAGGATCTTGATCAAGAGGCGGTGGCGAAACTGGTTTCCCAGAACCATCTGCTAGCGATTCCAGTGGTGGATGCGGAAGGCCGCATGAAGGGAATCGTGACGGTCGACGACATCGTCGATGTTGTGGTGGAGGAAGCGGGCGAGGACATCCAGAAGATTGGTGGTCTGGAGGCGTTGGACGGCCCCTATCTGGAGATCCGGTTCTGGAGCATGTTGAAGAAGCGCGCGGGCTGGCTCGCGGTGCTGTTTCTTGGGGAGATGCTCACCGCAACCGCGATGGGACATTTTGAAGAGGAGATTGCGCGGGCCGTGGTGCTCGCGCTGTTTGTTCCTCTGATCATCAGTAGTGGCGGCAACTCCGGTTCGCAAGCAACGACGCTGGTCATTCGCGCGATGGCAGTACAGGAAGTCCGGTTGCGGGATTGGTGGCGTGTCATCCGCCGGGAGATTGGCGCCGGGCTCGCTCTGGGGACTACGCTCGCCCTCATCGGCTTAGTCCGAATTCTGGTTTGGCAGGCGATCTGGCATTCCTACGGAGAACATTCGGTTGCCGTTGCATTTACTGTGGCCGTAAGTCTGGTGGGCGTTGTGTTATTTGGCACCATTGCTGGCTCCATGCTGCCGTTTCTTCTCCGCCGGGCTGGGCTGGATCCGGCCAGTGCTTCCGCGCCTTTTGTCGCCACTTTGGTAGATGTGACCGGACTTGTTATTTACTTCTCCGTTGCCAGTGTAATTCTGCGAGGCAGGCTACTCTGA